A window of the Desulfobacula toluolica Tol2 genome harbors these coding sequences:
- a CDS encoding DUF4410 domain-containing protein, whose product MKKLFICFSLILATLLLNNCAKHRVMPLTSSEEKIHIDVLCDRGNQEELKSRQWQYRNEIAGFMEPNLVRRLGDYGFSSALIGKETEYKKAAGTYLLKVAIESYNPGSAAARVLVGFGAGACSLKCHYELLDSKGETILSWDDGIGTSQHWKRLPVALNKKAGAKLSQYLAGVSQK is encoded by the coding sequence ATGAAAAAGTTATTCATCTGTTTTAGTCTCATATTGGCAACTCTATTGCTTAATAATTGTGCAAAACACCGAGTAATGCCTTTAACATCAAGTGAAGAAAAAATCCATATTGATGTACTCTGTGACCGCGGCAATCAGGAAGAGTTGAAATCAAGGCAGTGGCAGTACCGTAATGAAATTGCTGGTTTTATGGAACCCAATCTCGTACGCCGACTGGGTGATTATGGATTCAGCTCTGCGTTAATTGGGAAGGAAACAGAATATAAAAAAGCAGCTGGCACCTATCTTTTGAAGGTGGCTATTGAGTCCTATAATCCCGGCAGTGCAGCCGCCCGCGTTCTTGTTGGTTTCGGAGCAGGAGCCTGTTCATTGAAATGTCACTACGAGTTACTCGACAGTAAAGGCGAAACCATTTTGAGCTGGGATGACGGTATTGGTACATCTCAACACTGGAAGCGCTTACCTGTTGCCTTGAACAAAAAAGCCGGGGCTAAACTGAGTCAATACCTTGCCGGTGTTAGCCAGAAGTGA
- a CDS encoding acyloxyacyl hydrolase, with product MSFDLIFQKIKLICLFITAMVSFFTPITVSAQINESYVPTETGIALNSGYTYDPSDGACFLQVSIFRLYDYERVWKHKAPDNLMFKVEGSVGGAFPDDEDMKFIANTGVLALIYLDRFETNRIKPYLEAGICVVYDDYRVKGQDYRFNFNPQAGMGIEFKRNGKANKLISLRMHHISNGGIGSSNRGQNSIVFVFGQYF from the coding sequence ATGAGCTTTGATTTGATATTTCAAAAAATAAAACTGATTTGTCTATTTATAACAGCAATGGTGTCCTTTTTTACCCCTATTACCGTGTCCGCCCAAATCAATGAAAGCTATGTTCCCACCGAGACCGGGATAGCTTTGAATTCAGGGTATACTTATGATCCATCTGACGGTGCATGTTTTTTACAGGTATCCATATTCAGGCTGTATGACTATGAGAGGGTTTGGAAACATAAAGCGCCGGATAACCTTATGTTTAAGGTTGAAGGTTCTGTCGGGGGAGCTTTCCCTGATGATGAGGATATGAAATTTATTGCAAATACCGGAGTGCTGGCATTGATCTATCTGGATAGGTTTGAGACCAACCGTATCAAGCCGTATCTGGAAGCTGGCATCTGTGTTGTGTATGACGACTACCGTGTTAAAGGTCAGGACTATCGATTTAATTTTAATCCGCAGGCTGGAATGGGTATTGAATTCAAAAGAAACGGAAAGGCCAATAAATTGATCTCCTTAAGGATGCATCATATTTCCAATGGAGGTATTGGCTCATCGAACCGGGGACAAAATTCCATTGTATTTGTATTCGGCCAGTATTTTTGA
- a CDS encoding phytoene desaturase family protein, producing the protein MNKYDDIVVGSGVSGLTTALILGMNQRKVLLIEKSSNIGGALSRFYKKGIPFDTGFHFTGGFANDLILSDMLEVLSINHDIQPEFIRHPEDNRFVFENQGKAPGKSFEFHPGFEQTMQDMLSYFPDEKQAIHSYFSKMKSIRKNTKAMNIRAEFEMQKPLDEDFISLKDMLDSLTQNKTLKTLLSAFSMCHGTELSKISFANHSRVTYSLYESIARVKNGGNAFIKAFKKKLKKYNVDIQTNTFITSCEDIENRKVGTFVLNNGSKLKAANCIFTIHPRKILKTFQEKNTSKAFADRINSFEESIGFFLAFIKITKKDQKPFNPSITTLYPDNDMNKMFDPEFKGDLPLVIVRNSEETKTKNVNVINAFELSHWEHVKKWADSTTGKRSSEYKEYKRKTTSRICERIIKIFPEYKDCLEVIDSASMLTFRDYLNNPFGSAYGIKQKIGQFNLFGRIQYKNTFAAGQSAILPGIIGAMISGFTICRYLLSKDVYAAFIKNQLKDK; encoded by the coding sequence ATGAATAAATATGATGACATTGTCGTTGGAAGCGGGGTAAGTGGATTAACTACTGCTTTGATTCTAGGTATGAATCAAAGAAAAGTCCTTTTAATCGAAAAATCTTCTAACATAGGAGGCGCTTTATCTCGTTTTTATAAAAAAGGTATCCCTTTTGACACTGGGTTTCATTTTACCGGTGGATTTGCGAATGATTTAATTCTTTCTGATATGCTTGAAGTCTTATCAATTAATCACGATATCCAACCAGAATTTATAAGACACCCTGAAGACAACAGATTCGTTTTTGAAAACCAGGGCAAGGCACCAGGCAAATCATTTGAATTCCATCCTGGTTTTGAACAAACCATGCAAGATATGCTATCTTATTTCCCGGATGAGAAACAAGCAATCCATTCTTATTTTTCTAAAATGAAAAGTATTAGAAAAAACACTAAAGCTATGAACATCCGGGCTGAATTTGAAATGCAAAAACCTTTGGACGAAGATTTTATCAGTCTGAAAGATATGCTTGATTCTCTTACTCAAAACAAAACACTAAAAACTCTTTTAAGTGCATTTTCCATGTGTCATGGAACTGAACTTTCTAAAATCTCATTTGCAAACCATTCAAGAGTGACATATAGCCTCTATGAATCAATTGCCAGAGTAAAAAATGGTGGGAATGCTTTTATCAAAGCATTTAAAAAGAAACTTAAAAAATATAATGTCGATATACAAACAAACACTTTTATTACTTCCTGTGAAGATATTGAAAATCGAAAAGTTGGAACTTTTGTACTTAACAATGGTTCAAAATTAAAAGCAGCAAACTGTATTTTTACAATTCATCCTAGAAAAATCTTAAAAACATTTCAAGAAAAAAATACATCCAAAGCATTTGCAGATAGAATTAATAGTTTTGAAGAATCTATTGGATTTTTTCTTGCCTTTATAAAAATTACAAAAAAAGATCAAAAACCTTTTAATCCCAGCATAACAACGCTTTATCCTGACAATGACATGAACAAAATGTTTGACCCTGAATTTAAAGGCGACCTGCCGTTAGTTATAGTAAGAAACTCTGAAGAAACTAAAACGAAAAATGTTAATGTTATAAATGCTTTTGAATTATCACATTGGGAGCATGTAAAAAAATGGGCTGATTCCACGACTGGTAAAAGAAGTTCAGAATATAAAGAGTATAAAAGAAAAACAACCAGTCGGATATGTGAACGCATAATTAAGATTTTTCCTGAATATAAAGATTGCCTTGAAGTTATTGATTCGGCATCCATGCTGACTTTCCGTGATTATCTAAACAACCCGTTTGGGTCTGCATATGGAATAAAACAAAAAATAGGACAATTTAATCTTTTTGGTCGTATTCAATATAAAAATACATTTGCAGCAGGACAGAGTGCTATCTTGCCAGGAATAATCGGAGCAATGATTTCTGGGTTTACTATTTGCCGATACTTATTGAGTAAAGATGTTTATGCAGCTTTTATAAAAAACCAGCTAAAAGACAAATAA
- a CDS encoding beta-ketoacyl-[acyl-carrier-protein] synthase family protein, producing the protein MRRVVITGTGTISALGNSMDELINSIERKVCGTKQMTTWNKYKGLQSLVGAPAKLPDIKTIPRKMRRSMGRMSLLAVFAANEALKSAKIEKDAITNKRYGCVAGSTMGSAEALNDTFETMLPDHDLTLLTSMSFFKCISHTVSMNLAQYLGITGSIIATSAACASSLQAIGTGFELIRYNKQDIVLCGGAEELHPTVTGSFDILFATSTKFNDNPENTPRPFDKNRDGLVCGEGAGILVLEELEHAKKRGANILAEVLGYNTCGSGSHISQSNKEAMIQCMNSTLSDASLNPENIDFVSAHATATLQGDHEEAAAIYEVFGSRIPVNSLKGYLGHTLGASGAIELAVSIEMMNKGIIYPTLNLDDVDENCSMINHVKTKLKKNINFILKNCFAFGGINASIICKKYEELNE; encoded by the coding sequence ATGAGAAGAGTTGTTATTACAGGGACAGGAACCATTTCTGCTCTTGGCAATTCCATGGATGAATTAATAAATTCCATTGAGCGCAAAGTTTGTGGTACAAAACAAATGACAACATGGAATAAATACAAAGGACTGCAAAGCCTTGTTGGTGCCCCGGCAAAATTACCCGATATAAAAACAATACCGCGAAAAATGCGACGTTCAATGGGTAGAATGAGCCTTTTAGCTGTCTTTGCAGCAAATGAGGCTTTAAAGTCAGCTAAAATAGAAAAAGATGCAATCACAAACAAGAGATATGGTTGTGTTGCCGGTTCTACAATGGGAAGTGCAGAAGCTTTGAACGATACTTTTGAAACTATGCTTCCGGATCATGATCTTACTTTGTTAACATCAATGAGTTTTTTCAAATGTATTTCCCATACCGTATCCATGAACCTTGCACAATATCTTGGAATTACAGGAAGTATCATTGCAACATCAGCAGCCTGTGCATCTTCTCTCCAGGCGATAGGCACCGGCTTTGAATTGATCCGGTACAACAAACAGGATATTGTACTTTGTGGTGGTGCAGAAGAGCTGCATCCTACAGTAACAGGCTCATTTGATATATTATTTGCAACTTCTACTAAATTTAATGACAATCCTGAAAACACGCCCCGCCCTTTTGATAAAAACCGGGACGGATTAGTTTGTGGTGAAGGTGCCGGCATACTTGTACTCGAAGAACTTGAACATGCTAAAAAAAGGGGAGCTAATATACTTGCTGAGGTCCTTGGATATAATACTTGTGGAAGTGGTTCTCATATAAGCCAGTCAAACAAAGAGGCTATGATTCAATGCATGAACTCAACATTGTCAGATGCAAGCTTGAACCCTGAAAATATTGATTTTGTCAGCGCACATGCTACTGCAACTTTGCAGGGCGACCATGAAGAGGCAGCAGCTATTTATGAAGTATTTGGATCAAGAATACCTGTTAACAGCTTAAAAGGATATTTAGGACATACCCTTGGAGCATCAGGTGCTATTGAACTTGCAGTTTCAATTGAAATGATGAATAAAGGTATCATTTATCCAACATTAAACCTTGATGATGTTGATGAAAATTGCAGTATGATAAATCATGTAAAAACAAAACTGAAAAAAAACATAAACTTTATACTGAAAAACTGTTTTGCTTTTGGTGGAATAAATGCTTCTATTATTTGTAAAAAATATGAGGAATTAAATGAGTAG
- a CDS encoding acyl carrier protein, with the protein MSSDIETMNIETMINEVFEESFEIEKKELRPEANIFEDLGLDSLDVVDLVVALQKKFSVEIRTDEKIKDIRTLEDLFKFIKELQLEA; encoded by the coding sequence ATGAGTAGTGATATAGAAACAATGAATATAGAAACAATGATTAATGAAGTTTTTGAAGAATCTTTTGAAATTGAAAAAAAAGAACTTAGACCAGAAGCTAATATATTTGAAGATTTAGGACTGGACAGCCTTGATGTTGTTGATTTGGTTGTTGCCTTACAAAAAAAATTCAGTGTGGAAATCAGAACTGACGAAAAAATAAAAGATATTAGAACTCTTGAAGATCTTTTCAAATTTATTAAAGAATTACAATTAGAAGCTTAG
- a CDS encoding lysophospholipid acyltransferase family protein, with product MIFFKNLLFFILVSTFTIIFFLFFGIILIFIRVFSSKTIAQKTLRFLIVCYGRIIIFGFARILVKVKFIDSSEGKQALDPCVYVANHSSASDAFLMGVLPGEFVQIVNLWPFKIPILGLCARLAGYLSIRSMSFVDFSKECKLLFSNNISIIGFPEGTRSVSSQMGKFHSTLFRIAKENNLKIVPLCILGNKDKPLRGSLKINPGNIEIHKLPAIDYNEYEHFSSFELKNYTRAKMQIFIDQHKEVI from the coding sequence ATGATCTTTTTCAAGAATCTGTTGTTTTTTATTCTTGTTAGTACTTTTACAATAATTTTTTTTCTGTTTTTTGGAATAATTTTAATATTTATTCGTGTTTTTAGCTCAAAAACAATAGCTCAAAAAACTTTAAGATTCCTGATTGTATGTTACGGAAGAATAATTATATTCGGTTTTGCAAGAATACTTGTTAAAGTTAAATTTATAGATTCATCAGAAGGCAAACAGGCTTTGGACCCTTGTGTGTATGTGGCAAACCACAGCTCAGCTTCAGATGCTTTTCTCATGGGTGTACTTCCGGGTGAATTTGTTCAAATTGTCAATTTATGGCCTTTTAAGATCCCAATTTTAGGGCTATGCGCTCGTCTTGCCGGATATTTGAGTATTCGAAGTATGTCTTTTGTTGATTTTTCAAAAGAGTGCAAACTTTTATTTTCAAATAATATTTCAATTATTGGTTTTCCCGAAGGCACTAGATCTGTCTCTTCTCAAATGGGCAAGTTCCATAGCACATTGTTCAGAATAGCAAAAGAAAATAATCTGAAAATTGTACCCTTGTGCATTTTAGGAAATAAAGACAAGCCATTACGTGGAAGTTTAAAAATAAATCCAGGAAATATTGAAATTCATAAACTCCCTGCCATTGATTATAATGAATATGAACATTTTAGTAGTTTTGAACTAAAAAATTATACTCGTGCAAAAATGCAGATATTTATTGATCAACACAAAGAGGTAATATGA